The Skermanella pratensis genome has a window encoding:
- a CDS encoding ribonuclease J has translation MRSAQDLGVGETLVSTAPVAPARPSRKSRALASAPVRGPVPRADEIIFLPLGGCNRIGMNMTLYGHAGKWLIVDAGVAFAGDDMPEVQSFMADPAFIEERMDDVVGLVVTHAHEDHVGAIHHLWPRLTCPIYATPFATHLIRERLKEVGAARAVQVNTMPIGGRLKIGPFDIETIAVTHSVPEPISLAIRTKAGNLLHTGDWKFDPEPLVGASADFAALKRFGDEGVLAMVCDSTNAQVEGTTGSEGQARAGLIEAFRSRKGAIAVTCFASNVARMKAVAEAAAANDRKVVLAGRSLLRMEKAARACGYLDGLAPFLSLSEASSVPRRNLVLICTGSQGEERSALSKIARAEHRSLALHRGDTVMFSARTIPGNEDGIEAIYKLLRNMGVKVVTPSDAPIHVSGHPARGDLTRMYELIRPRFAVPVHGEIHHLEAHARLARDCGVERALVPEDGDVIRLADTGTAVVDHIEPHRLVNDGQFLLPWAGSVEATFGIRAEQRADRNAPKPAFAA, from the coding sequence GTGAGAAGTGCCCAGGATCTCGGTGTCGGCGAGACGCTGGTCTCCACGGCGCCGGTCGCCCCGGCGAGACCTTCCAGGAAGTCTCGCGCTCTCGCCTCCGCTCCCGTCCGTGGCCCGGTGCCGCGGGCCGATGAGATCATCTTCCTCCCGCTCGGCGGCTGCAACCGCATCGGCATGAACATGACCCTCTACGGTCATGCCGGCAAATGGCTGATCGTCGATGCCGGCGTCGCCTTCGCCGGCGATGACATGCCCGAGGTCCAGTCCTTCATGGCCGACCCCGCCTTCATCGAAGAGCGCATGGACGACGTCGTCGGTCTCGTAGTCACCCATGCCCATGAGGACCATGTCGGCGCTATCCATCATCTCTGGCCGCGCCTGACCTGCCCAATCTATGCGACGCCGTTCGCAACCCACCTGATCCGGGAGCGGCTGAAGGAAGTCGGGGCCGCGCGCGCTGTCCAGGTCAACACCATGCCGATCGGCGGCCGCCTTAAAATTGGTCCTTTCGACATCGAGACGATCGCCGTGACCCATTCCGTTCCGGAGCCGATCTCTCTGGCGATCCGGACGAAGGCGGGCAACCTGCTGCACACCGGCGACTGGAAATTCGATCCGGAGCCGTTGGTCGGTGCCTCCGCCGACTTCGCCGCCCTCAAGCGATTCGGCGACGAAGGCGTGCTCGCCATGGTGTGCGACAGCACCAATGCCCAGGTCGAAGGCACCACCGGCTCCGAAGGCCAGGCCCGTGCCGGATTGATCGAAGCGTTCCGAAGCCGCAAGGGCGCCATCGCGGTGACCTGCTTCGCCAGCAACGTCGCGCGCATGAAGGCCGTCGCCGAAGCCGCCGCCGCCAATGACCGCAAGGTCGTGCTGGCCGGGCGCTCGCTGCTCCGGATGGAGAAGGCCGCGCGTGCCTGCGGTTATCTCGACGGCCTCGCTCCCTTCCTGAGCCTGTCCGAGGCCTCATCCGTACCGCGACGCAACCTTGTCCTGATCTGCACGGGCAGCCAGGGAGAGGAGCGCTCCGCCCTCAGCAAGATCGCCCGCGCCGAGCACCGCTCGCTGGCCCTGCACCGCGGCGACACGGTGATGTTCTCCGCCCGTACCATCCCCGGCAACGAGGATGGGATCGAGGCGATCTACAAGCTGCTCAGGAACATGGGCGTCAAGGTCGTGACCCCGTCCGACGCGCCAATCCACGTCTCCGGGCATCCGGCGCGGGGTGATCTCACCCGCATGTACGAGTTGATCCGGCCGCGCTTCGCGGTCCCGGTCCATGGCGAGATCCATCATCTGGAAGCCCATGCCCGGCTGGCGCGCGACTGCGGCGTCGAGCGGGCGCTGGTCCCGGAGGACGGCGACGTCATCCGACTCGCGGATACCGGCACCGCGGTGGTGGACCACATCGAGCCGCACCGGTTGGTCAACGACGGTCAGTTCCTGCTGCCCTGGGCCGGATCGGTCGAAGCCACCTTCGGTATCCGGGCGGAACAGCGCGCCGATCGCAACGCTCCGAAACCGGCTTTCGCGGCCTGA
- a CDS encoding M23 family metallopeptidase — protein sequence MRLRVAAIPALAVCLAGIPSLASADWEYPYNHPARSGAAELPVAGTPEAHPVDLDQETARLNLVAVTTADEPDAPDASERKGGPPEDSEQTVAQAFGEPLPDDGQTELLADIDRKVVEVGRGDTLLGLLVNAAVPRLDAHDAIEALRSVFDPRRLQVGQEIALLFQQEAGSDRRFVGLELEPDVDRAVSVARLDGDAYEAVSIDKELQRRKAAAAAVIDSSLFEAGASVGVPIPVMAAMIRAYSYDVDFQRDIQPGDEFQVMYERYFTDSGAAARDGDILYAALTLDGRRMELFRYKTRDGVVDYFNRQGESIRKALLRTPIDGARVSSKFGMRKHPVLGFSKMHAGMDFAAPSGTPIYAAGDGVVEEIGGKGSYGNYIRIKHNQQMATAYAHLSKFGPDMRRGGRVKQGDIIGYVGSTGRSTGPHLHYEVLRGGRQVNPMSVDLPTGIALQGTELAAFKRHVEESDQQFAANLQSAAQVAQTAGMIGDDHPQSCRGERSC from the coding sequence GTGCGTCTAAGGGTTGCCGCCATTCCCGCCCTCGCCGTCTGTCTCGCCGGCATCCCGTCCCTCGCCTCGGCGGATTGGGAGTATCCTTATAACCACCCTGCCCGGTCAGGCGCTGCGGAGTTGCCGGTTGCCGGAACGCCCGAAGCTCATCCGGTCGATCTCGACCAGGAAACCGCCCGGCTGAACCTGGTCGCCGTGACGACGGCCGACGAACCGGACGCGCCCGACGCTTCGGAGCGGAAGGGCGGCCCTCCGGAGGATAGCGAGCAGACCGTGGCTCAGGCGTTCGGCGAGCCCCTGCCGGACGATGGACAGACCGAATTGCTTGCCGACATCGACCGGAAGGTGGTCGAGGTCGGCCGGGGCGATACGCTCCTGGGGCTGCTCGTCAATGCCGCCGTTCCCCGTCTGGACGCCCATGACGCGATCGAGGCGCTCCGCAGCGTCTTCGACCCCCGCCGGCTTCAGGTCGGCCAGGAGATAGCGCTGCTGTTCCAGCAGGAGGCGGGATCGGACCGCCGGTTCGTGGGGCTGGAATTGGAGCCTGACGTGGATCGCGCCGTTTCCGTGGCGCGTCTCGACGGCGACGCCTACGAGGCGGTCTCGATCGACAAGGAACTGCAGCGTCGCAAGGCCGCTGCGGCGGCGGTGATCGACTCCAGCCTGTTCGAAGCGGGCGCCAGCGTCGGCGTGCCGATCCCGGTCATGGCGGCGATGATCCGGGCCTACTCCTACGACGTCGACTTCCAACGCGATATCCAGCCCGGCGACGAGTTCCAGGTGATGTATGAGCGTTACTTCACAGACAGCGGAGCCGCCGCCCGCGACGGCGATATCCTTTACGCCGCCCTGACGCTCGACGGCAGGCGGATGGAGCTCTTCCGTTACAAGACGCGCGACGGTGTCGTCGACTACTTCAACCGCCAAGGTGAAAGCATCCGCAAGGCGCTGCTGCGCACACCGATCGACGGTGCCCGCGTCTCCTCCAAGTTCGGCATGCGCAAGCATCCAGTCCTGGGCTTCAGCAAGATGCACGCGGGCATGGACTTCGCGGCTCCGAGCGGAACCCCGATCTACGCGGCCGGCGACGGCGTCGTGGAGGAGATCGGCGGCAAGGGTTCCTACGGCAACTACATCCGCATCAAGCATAACCAACAGATGGCGACCGCCTACGCGCATCTTTCGAAGTTCGGACCGGACATGCGCCGGGGAGGACGGGTGAAGCAGGGCGACATCATCGGTTATGTCGGCTCCACCGGCCGCTCAACCGGCCCCCACCTCCACTACGAGGTCCTGCGCGGCGGCAGGCAGGTAAACCCCATGAGCGTCGATCTGCCGACCGGCATCGCGTTGCAGGGCACCGAGCTTGCCGCCTTCAAGCGACATGTGGAAGAGTCGGATCAGCAGTTCGCGGCGAACCTGCAGAGCGCCGCGCAGGTCGCCCAGACGGCCGGGATGATCGGCGACGACCATCCGCAGTCCTGCCGAGGTGAGCGCAGCTGCTGA